A single window of Jeotgalibacillus haloalkalitolerans DNA harbors:
- a CDS encoding chemotaxis protein CheA: MEMNQYLEVFIEESKDHLQNCNTQMLELEKNPADLSIVNEIFRSAHTLKGMSATMGYEDLASLTHHMENILDDIRNGKLSVTTAVMDALFSAVDDLEEMIASIASGGDGKKDVSRSLKMLEEILTGEPAAAAQASHSSVQYDEFERTVILQSLEQGYNAFEMTVSLREDCLLKAARVFMVFEVLEKIGEVIKSSPTVDQLEEENFDQQFCVTIASKEDSDFLEKSVMKVSEVDTVKVNEVNLEQEPSPAAEEAAVTLEAVKEVPEETKERETQKNTVSNKTIRVNIDRLDVLMNLFEELVIDRGRLEQISKELNHGELNETVERMSRISGDLQSIILTMRMVPVETVFNRFPRMIRQLARDLNKQINLEISGQDTELDRTVIDEIGDPLVHLLRNAIDHGVESPELRREKGKPEEGTIQLRAYHSGNHVFIEIEDDGAGISKDKVLNKALSRGIVTQEQAKAMTDTQIFELIMASGFSTAETISDISGRGVGLDVVKTTIESLGGSITIHSEEGQGSVFSVQLPLTLSIISVMLVEVEAEKFAIPLSSIIETAIVKNDEILHAHNQRVIDFRGKVVPLVFLNEVFDVEKGNDEEVHSVIIVRKGEKMAGLVVDSFIGQQEVVLKSLGDYLGDVFAISGATILGDGQVALIVDCNALIQ; encoded by the coding sequence ATGGAGATGAACCAATATTTAGAGGTTTTCATAGAGGAAAGTAAAGACCATTTGCAAAATTGCAATACACAGATGCTTGAACTTGAGAAAAACCCTGCAGATCTCAGCATCGTTAATGAGATTTTCAGGTCAGCGCATACCCTGAAAGGAATGTCTGCAACGATGGGGTATGAAGACCTTGCCAGCCTTACACATCACATGGAAAACATTCTGGATGATATCAGAAATGGGAAATTAAGTGTAACAACAGCTGTGATGGATGCACTTTTTTCAGCGGTTGATGATCTTGAGGAAATGATTGCCTCAATTGCTTCCGGCGGGGATGGGAAAAAAGATGTCAGCCGTTCATTAAAAATGCTTGAAGAAATCTTAACGGGTGAACCTGCAGCAGCTGCGCAGGCAAGTCATTCATCAGTTCAGTATGATGAATTTGAACGTACTGTTATTTTGCAATCATTAGAGCAGGGCTACAACGCATTTGAAATGACGGTCAGTCTGAGAGAGGACTGTCTATTAAAAGCTGCACGCGTATTTATGGTTTTTGAAGTGCTTGAAAAAATAGGAGAAGTCATCAAATCCTCTCCAACAGTTGACCAGCTTGAAGAAGAAAATTTTGATCAGCAATTTTGTGTAACAATTGCCTCTAAAGAAGACAGTGATTTTCTTGAGAAAAGTGTAATGAAAGTATCAGAGGTTGATACAGTTAAGGTCAATGAAGTTAATCTTGAGCAGGAACCTTCACCTGCTGCTGAGGAAGCAGCAGTCACGTTAGAGGCAGTTAAAGAGGTGCCCGAAGAAACGAAAGAAAGAGAAACACAGAAAAACACAGTCTCAAATAAAACAATCCGTGTAAATATCGACAGGCTTGATGTGCTGATGAACCTTTTTGAAGAACTGGTTATTGACAGAGGACGGCTTGAACAGATCTCAAAGGAACTGAATCATGGTGAATTAAATGAAACGGTTGAGCGGATGTCACGTATTTCAGGCGACCTGCAATCTATTATTCTGACAATGCGTATGGTACCCGTTGAAACTGTTTTTAACCGCTTCCCTAGAATGATCCGCCAGCTGGCCCGTGATCTGAACAAACAGATCAATCTTGAAATCAGCGGTCAGGATACTGAGCTTGATCGAACTGTGATCGACGAAATCGGTGACCCACTTGTTCATCTGCTGAGAAATGCAATTGATCATGGCGTTGAATCACCTGAACTCCGCAGGGAAAAAGGAAAGCCCGAAGAAGGAACAATACAGCTGAGAGCTTATCACAGCGGGAATCATGTATTCATCGAAATAGAAGATGATGGTGCAGGGATCAGTAAAGACAAAGTGCTGAATAAAGCGCTCTCCAGAGGAATTGTCACACAGGAGCAGGCTAAAGCAATGACTGACACTCAAATTTTTGAGCTCATTATGGCATCAGGTTTTTCTACTGCAGAAACGATTTCTGATATCTCCGGTCGTGGCGTCGGACTTGATGTAGTAAAAACGACAATTGAATCTCTGGGCGGATCAATTACTATTCATTCAGAAGAAGGACAGGGATCAGTATTCTCAGTACAATTACCTCTGACATTGTCAATTATTTCAGTCATGCTGGTAGAAGTGGAAGCAGAGAAATTTGCCATACCTTTATCTTCAATCATTGAAACTGCCATTGTGAAAAACGATGAAATCCTGCATGCTCACAATCAGCGTGTGATTGATTTCAGAGGTAAAGTTGTACCGCTTGTCTTTTTAAACGAAGTCTTCGACGTAGAAAAAGGTAATGATGAAGAGGTTCACTCAGTTATTATCGTACGCAAAGGCGAAAAGATGGCTGGTCTTGTTGTTGATTCATTTATTGGACAGCAGGAAGTTGTATTAAAATCACTCGGAGATTATCTGGGGGACGTCTTTGCGATTTCAGGAGCGACGATATTAGGTGATGGTCAGGTTGCACTGATTGTAGATTGCAACGCACTGATCCAGTGA
- a CDS encoding chemotaxis protein CheW, whose translation MTNQENDLKVIVFQLVNKEYAVPVHNVQSIEKVMHITRVPGVPAYVRGVINLRGVVTPIIDLRKRFSLEEAEESEHTRIIIITVNGLEVGLVVDAANDVLDLSTDSIEPQPNVVGSIENDFISGVAKIDRRLLILLQLDKVLENAA comes from the coding sequence ATGACAAATCAGGAAAATGATTTAAAAGTCATCGTGTTTCAGTTAGTAAATAAAGAATATGCAGTACCTGTCCATAATGTTCAATCAATTGAAAAAGTCATGCACATTACAAGAGTGCCGGGTGTACCTGCTTATGTAAGAGGTGTAATTAATCTCCGCGGGGTTGTCACACCAATTATTGACCTCAGAAAACGCTTCTCACTTGAAGAGGCTGAGGAAAGCGAACATACCAGAATCATTATTATTACGGTTAACGGTCTTGAAGTTGGACTGGTTGTGGATGCTGCGAATGATGTATTGGACCTGTCCACGGATTCAATTGAACCGCAGCCGAATGTTGTAGGGAGTATTGAAAATGATTTCATCAGTGGTGTGGCGAAAATTGACCGGAGGCTGTTAATTCTTTTGCAGCTTGACAAAGTGCTGGAGAACGCTGCATGA
- a CDS encoding chemotaxis protein CheC, translating to MSYDEEITAYQLDILKEIGNIGAGNAATALSSLLSTKVDMAVPHVKVVSFDEMMDIAGGPENVVVSVFLRIEGEMTGSMFFILSTQQAESFIRTLTKNPSFCFDEIGESEIGLSALQEMGNILSGSYLSSLSDFTNLNLYPTVPAIAIDMAGAIISFGLVELSQAGDKVIVIDTELTDEGKHQAGANGQFFLLPDPESFKILFRSLGVD from the coding sequence ATGAGTTATGATGAGGAAATTACAGCGTATCAGCTGGATATATTAAAAGAGATCGGCAACATTGGGGCAGGTAACGCAGCAACTGCCCTTTCATCTTTACTCAGTACCAAAGTGGATATGGCTGTTCCGCATGTAAAAGTAGTATCTTTTGATGAGATGATGGATATTGCAGGAGGTCCTGAAAATGTTGTAGTCAGTGTTTTCCTCAGAATTGAGGGGGAAATGACAGGGAGTATGTTTTTTATTCTTTCTACCCAACAGGCGGAAAGCTTTATCAGAACTTTAACGAAGAACCCTTCATTCTGTTTTGATGAAATCGGTGAATCTGAAATCGGGCTTTCTGCTCTGCAGGAAATGGGCAATATTTTGTCTGGCTCTTACCTGTCATCTTTATCGGACTTTACTAATTTGAATTTATACCCTACTGTGCCTGCGATTGCCATCGATATGGCCGGGGCAATCATCAGCTTTGGACTGGTTGAACTGTCCCAGGCGGGAGATAAAGTAATCGTTATTGATACAGAGCTTACTGATGAAGGTAAACATCAGGCAGGAGCGAATGGTCAATTTTTCCTTCTTCCGGATCCTGAGTCTTTTAAGATCCTGTTTCGATCTTTAGGAGTAGATTGA
- a CDS encoding chemotaxis protein CheD, with the protein MIKTGNIIKVGIADANTVLSPDTIRTSGLGSCVGVILYDERSKKAGLVHIMLPDSSLARSGEINPAKFADTGISYLIEMLSIPTSRLKAKLAGGAQMFQFAGQKDTMRIGPRNVEAVKKVLNSYKIKIISEDTGGSSGRTIEFDPASCLLHIRTVNIGEKVI; encoded by the coding sequence TTGATAAAAACAGGAAATATTATAAAGGTTGGTATTGCTGATGCTAATACTGTTTTATCCCCTGATACGATCAGGACATCAGGTCTTGGCTCCTGTGTGGGGGTTATACTCTATGATGAGCGCAGCAAAAAGGCCGGGCTGGTACATATCATGCTGCCCGATTCATCTCTTGCAAGGTCAGGAGAAATTAACCCTGCAAAATTTGCGGATACCGGTATTTCATATTTAATAGAAATGTTAAGTATTCCAACATCCAGGCTAAAAGCCAAGCTTGCGGGAGGTGCCCAGATGTTTCAATTTGCCGGTCAGAAAGATACGATGAGGATCGGACCGCGAAATGTTGAGGCTGTAAAAAAAGTACTGAACAGCTATAAAATAAAAATAATCAGTGAAGACACAGGGGGCAGCAGCGGCAGAACGATAGAGTTTGATCCTGCTTCCTGCTTACTTCATATCCGAACAGTAAATATAGGAGAAAAAGTAATATAA
- a CDS encoding FliA/WhiG family RNA polymerase sigma factor, whose translation MDESKEQEKYDWQMWTASRDAHAGDMLVQRYMPLVQYHVQRISAGLPKNVSRDDIKSLGLMGLLDALQKFDPNRDLKFDTYASFRVRGAIIDGLRKEDWMPRSAREKAKKVDAKIEELEQQSLRHVEAYEVAVALDMPVEEVYQITQEHLYANVLSMDDQSGDQDESEGTAFTLKDHHATLPEDQLVKDELHQDLAGVISQLNEKEQLVLSLFYTEELTLTEIGEVMNLSTSRISQIHSKCLFKLRKLLASEYSQS comes from the coding sequence ATGGATGAGTCAAAAGAGCAGGAAAAGTATGATTGGCAGATGTGGACTGCCTCCAGAGATGCTCATGCAGGCGATATGCTTGTACAGCGCTATATGCCCCTGGTGCAATATCACGTTCAGAGGATCAGTGCCGGTCTGCCTAAAAATGTATCGCGTGATGATATTAAAAGCCTGGGCCTCATGGGGCTTCTGGATGCGCTTCAGAAATTTGATCCCAACAGAGACTTGAAATTTGATACATATGCATCATTCAGAGTTCGCGGAGCAATTATAGACGGGCTCAGAAAAGAAGACTGGATGCCGCGGTCTGCAAGAGAAAAAGCTAAAAAAGTTGATGCGAAAATAGAAGAGCTTGAACAGCAGTCCCTTAGACATGTTGAAGCCTATGAAGTCGCAGTTGCGCTGGATATGCCCGTTGAGGAAGTTTATCAGATTACACAGGAACATTTATATGCAAATGTTTTATCAATGGATGATCAGTCCGGTGATCAAGATGAGAGCGAAGGAACTGCCTTCACATTAAAGGATCATCATGCAACGTTGCCGGAAGATCAGCTGGTAAAAGATGAACTGCATCAGGATTTAGCAGGTGTCATTTCTCAGCTGAATGAAAAAGAACAGCTTGTGCTCAGCCTTTTTTATACTGAGGAACTGACGCTTACTGAAATTGGGGAAGTCATGAATTTATCGACGTCCCGTATTTCGCAGATCCATTCCAAGTGCCTTTTTAAGCTTCGCAAACTGCTGGCTTCGGAATACAGCCAGTCATAA
- the rpsB gene encoding 30S ribosomal protein S2 — MSVISMKQLLEAGVHFGHQTRRWNPKMKKYIFTERNGIYIIDLQKTVKKVEEAYKFVKEVAADGGEVLFVGTKKQAQESVKDEAERAGMHFINQRWLGGTLTNFDTIQLRINRLKKIEKMEEDGTFEVLPKKEVVQLKKEYERLVKFLGGIRDMKKLPDALFIIDPRKERIAVAEARKLNIPIVGIVDTNCDPDEIDYVIPANDDAIRAVKLLTSKMADAILESKQVEEEEEEAVAAE, encoded by the coding sequence ATGTCAGTAATTTCAATGAAACAATTGCTAGAAGCAGGTGTTCACTTCGGCCACCAGACACGCCGCTGGAACCCAAAAATGAAGAAGTACATTTTCACGGAGCGTAACGGAATCTACATTATCGACCTTCAAAAGACGGTTAAAAAAGTAGAAGAAGCTTACAAGTTCGTGAAAGAAGTTGCAGCTGACGGAGGAGAAGTTCTTTTCGTTGGTACAAAGAAGCAGGCTCAGGAGTCTGTTAAAGATGAAGCAGAACGTGCAGGTATGCACTTCATCAACCAGCGCTGGTTAGGTGGAACGCTAACAAACTTTGACACAATCCAGCTTCGTATCAACCGTCTTAAGAAAATCGAAAAGATGGAAGAAGACGGCACGTTTGAAGTACTTCCAAAGAAAGAAGTAGTTCAGCTTAAAAAAGAATATGAGCGTCTTGTTAAATTCCTAGGCGGAATCAGAGACATGAAGAAGCTTCCTGATGCTTTATTCATCATCGATCCTCGTAAAGAGCGTATCGCTGTTGCTGAAGCTCGTAAGCTGAATATTCCAATCGTAGGAATCGTTGATACAAACTGTGATCCTGACGAAATCGACTACGTAATTCCTGCAAATGACGACGCGATCCGCGCGGTTAAACTTCTGACTTCAAAAATGGCTGATGCTATTCTTGAATCTAAGCAGGTTGAAGAAGAGGAAGAAGAAGCAGTAGCTGCTGAGTAA
- the tsf gene encoding translation elongation factor Ts — MAITAQMVKELREKTGAGMMDCKKALQETNGDMDQAIDFLREKGIAKAAKKADRIAAEGLTFIKSNGNDAVILELNSETDFVAKNEGFQNLGNELADHLLATKPESVDAALETEMSNGQKVGDYITAAVGKIGEKISLRRFAVRTKEDNAVFGEYLHMGGRIGVLSVVEGTTEEQVAKDVAMHAAALNPKFISRDQVSQEEADREREILTKQALEEGKPENIVAKMVEGRLNKYFEEICIVDQPFVKNPDQKVKEFLASNSAQLSDFVRYEVGEGIEKRQDNFADEVMSQVKK; from the coding sequence ATGGCTATTACAGCACAAATGGTTAAAGAACTTCGTGAAAAAACTGGTGCAGGTATGATGGACTGCAAAAAAGCACTTCAGGAAACAAATGGAGATATGGATCAGGCAATTGACTTCCTTCGTGAAAAAGGAATCGCAAAAGCTGCTAAAAAAGCTGACCGTATCGCTGCTGAAGGTCTTACTTTCATTAAGAGTAACGGTAATGATGCAGTTATTCTTGAGCTTAACTCTGAAACTGACTTCGTTGCGAAAAATGAAGGTTTCCAAAACCTTGGTAACGAGCTGGCAGACCACCTTCTAGCAACTAAGCCGGAATCTGTTGACGCTGCTCTTGAAACTGAAATGAGCAACGGCCAGAAGGTAGGAGACTACATTACAGCTGCAGTAGGTAAGATCGGTGAGAAGATCAGTCTTCGCCGTTTTGCTGTCCGCACAAAAGAAGACAACGCTGTATTCGGTGAATACCTTCACATGGGCGGAAGAATTGGTGTTCTTTCAGTAGTAGAAGGTACAACTGAAGAGCAGGTAGCAAAAGACGTTGCAATGCACGCTGCTGCACTTAACCCTAAGTTCATCTCTCGTGACCAGGTTTCTCAGGAAGAAGCTGACAGAGAGCGTGAAATTCTTACAAAGCAAGCACTTGAAGAAGGTAAGCCTGAAAATATCGTTGCTAAAATGGTAGAAGGCCGCCTGAACAAATACTTCGAGGAAATCTGCATCGTAGATCAGCCATTCGTAAAGAACCCTGATCAAAAGGTTAAAGAATTCCTTGCTTCTAACAGCGCACAGCTGTCTGACTTCGTTCGTTATGAAGTTGGAGAAGGTATTGAAAAGCGCCAGGACAACTTCGCTGATGAAGTAATGAGCCAGGTGAAAAAATAA
- the pyrH gene encoding UMP kinase: protein MSKSRYNRVVLKLSGEALAGEAGFGIHPPIIKSVAEQIKELSDLGVEVAVVVGGGNIWRGKIGSEMGMDRASADYMGMLATVMNSLALQDSLENAGVQTRVQTSIEMRQVAEPYIRRKAIRHLEKKRVVIFAAGTGNPYFSTDTTAALRAAEIEAEVILMAKNNVDGVYSADPKVDTDAVKYDELSFLDVLKDGLAVMDSTASSLCMDNDIPLIVFSIMENGNIKRAALGESIGTVVRGKK, encoded by the coding sequence ATGAGTAAATCAAGATACAATCGAGTGGTATTAAAGTTAAGTGGTGAAGCACTCGCAGGAGAAGCAGGTTTTGGTATTCATCCACCGATTATTAAGTCAGTAGCTGAACAGATTAAAGAATTGTCTGATCTTGGTGTCGAGGTAGCTGTCGTCGTAGGTGGCGGTAATATCTGGCGCGGTAAGATCGGCAGTGAAATGGGAATGGACCGTGCATCTGCTGATTACATGGGAATGCTTGCTACAGTGATGAATTCACTCGCATTACAGGACAGTCTTGAAAATGCCGGGGTACAGACCCGCGTACAGACTTCTATTGAAATGCGTCAGGTAGCAGAACCGTATATCAGAAGAAAAGCCATTCGACATCTTGAAAAGAAGCGTGTAGTCATTTTTGCAGCAGGAACAGGTAATCCGTATTTCTCAACAGACACAACTGCTGCACTGAGAGCTGCTGAAATTGAAGCGGAAGTCATTTTAATGGCTAAAAATAATGTGGACGGCGTATATTCTGCAGATCCTAAAGTAGATACTGACGCAGTGAAATACGATGAACTGTCATTTTTAGATGTATTAAAAGATGGTCTGGCTGTAATGGATTCAACAGCTTCATCCTTATGTATGGACAATGATATCCCGCTCATAGTATTCTCAATTATGGAGAATGGAAATATTAAACGTGCCGCTCTTGGTGAATCAATCGGTACAGTTGTCAGGGGGAAAAAATAA
- the frr gene encoding ribosome recycling factor — protein MAQQTMNETKDKMSKAIQSFSRDLASIRAGRASASLLDKIQVEYYGAPTPLNQVASISVPEARLLQITPYDKTALGDIEKAIQKSDLGLNPSNDGSLIRITIPALTEERRRELAKQVKKEAEEAKVGIRNIRRDANDDLKKQEKSGDITEDDLRGYSDDVQKLTDEHIAKIDELAKVKEQEILEV, from the coding sequence ATGGCTCAACAGACAATGAATGAAACAAAAGACAAAATGTCTAAAGCAATCCAATCTTTTTCACGGGATCTTGCAAGTATCAGAGCAGGTCGTGCGAGCGCTTCTCTGCTTGATAAAATTCAGGTGGAGTATTACGGTGCACCAACACCGCTTAACCAGGTAGCTTCTATCTCTGTTCCTGAAGCAAGACTGCTTCAGATCACACCTTATGATAAGACTGCACTTGGAGATATTGAAAAGGCAATTCAGAAATCAGATCTTGGATTAAATCCTTCTAATGATGGTTCGCTGATCCGTATCACAATCCCGGCACTTACTGAAGAACGACGCCGCGAACTTGCGAAACAGGTGAAAAAAGAAGCGGAAGAAGCGAAAGTGGGTATCCGAAACATCCGACGCGATGCGAATGATGACCTTAAAAAGCAGGAAAAATCTGGGGACATCACTGAAGATGATCTGCGTGGATACAGCGATGATGTTCAGAAGCTTACTGATGAACACATTGCAAAAATTGATGAGCTTGCGAAAGTAAAAGAACAGGAAATCCTTGAGGTTTAA
- a CDS encoding isoprenyl transferase, translated as MLEKMKRWTSLKEPESLSQRINECKNYKIPDHIAIIMDGNGRWANKRALPRVAGHHEGMKTVKPITRLANELGVKALTLYAFSTENWVRPKLEVEFLMKLPEEFLGTFLPELIEENVQVQMMGDRDQVPAHTLRAVDQAIEKTAHNDGLVLNFALNYGSRNEIIQAVKSFSSDVKDGKVSPEELTDELFDSYLMTPQLGDPDLLIRTSGEIRLSNFMLWQLAYTEFWFTDVLWPDFKEEHLIEAIEGFQKRSRRYGGLKSEDLK; from the coding sequence ATGCTCGAGAAAATGAAAAGGTGGACATCCCTGAAAGAACCGGAGTCCCTTTCACAAAGAATCAACGAATGTAAAAATTACAAGATACCTGACCATATTGCGATTATCATGGATGGCAATGGCAGATGGGCAAATAAAAGAGCGCTGCCGCGGGTGGCAGGACATCATGAAGGTATGAAAACAGTAAAGCCGATTACAAGGCTTGCAAATGAGCTTGGGGTTAAAGCCCTCACACTATATGCTTTTTCTACGGAAAACTGGGTCAGACCGAAGTTAGAAGTGGAATTTTTAATGAAACTGCCTGAGGAATTTCTGGGCACGTTTTTACCTGAACTGATTGAGGAGAATGTACAGGTACAGATGATGGGGGACCGTGACCAGGTACCTGCACATACACTGAGAGCCGTAGATCAGGCAATTGAGAAGACCGCTCATAACGATGGTCTTGTTTTAAACTTCGCGTTAAATTACGGCAGCAGAAATGAAATTATTCAGGCAGTAAAATCATTTTCTTCAGACGTAAAAGACGGAAAAGTGTCACCTGAGGAATTAACAGATGAACTCTTTGATTCTTATCTCATGACACCGCAACTTGGAGATCCTGACCTGTTAATCAGAACAAGCGGCGAGATCAGATTAAGTAACTTTATGCTCTGGCAGCTCGCATACACTGAGTTCTGGTTTACTGATGTACTGTGGCCGGACTTTAAAGAAGAGCATTTAATTGAAGCGATAGAAGGCTTTCAAAAGCGCTCAAGACGATATGGCGGCTTGAAAAGTGAGGATTTGAAATGA
- a CDS encoding phosphatidate cytidylyltransferase, whose product MKQRIITGVLAAALFIPVVWIGGLLFVIGTYFIATVALYEVLRMRSIQFRSIPGAISMITLWIFLLPNEYYDLLNQLNYSKIETALLSVLLLLVYTVLKKNRFTFDDAAFAVFAMLYVGIGFYYFIETRDADSGIFWVVYALVIIWSTDSGAYFIGKSMGRKKLWPDISPNKTVEGFIGGIVSALAGVLILYFLVPLDTTLWYLLIASVILSAFGQIGDLVESALKRHYGVKDSGNILPGHGGLLDRFDSLLFVLPLMHILQLI is encoded by the coding sequence ATGAAGCAGAGAATTATTACAGGCGTATTAGCGGCTGCGTTATTTATACCGGTCGTCTGGATTGGCGGACTGCTGTTTGTGATTGGGACGTACTTCATCGCAACGGTTGCATTATATGAAGTGTTAAGAATGCGGTCTATACAATTCCGTTCCATTCCCGGTGCTATCTCAATGATTACACTCTGGATTTTCCTATTACCAAATGAATATTATGACTTATTAAATCAGCTTAACTACTCAAAAATTGAAACTGCTTTATTATCAGTATTACTTCTGCTTGTGTATACCGTGCTTAAAAAGAACCGGTTCACATTTGATGATGCTGCATTTGCTGTTTTTGCAATGCTGTATGTGGGAATTGGATTTTACTATTTTATTGAGACAAGAGATGCGGATTCAGGGATTTTCTGGGTTGTTTATGCGCTTGTCATCATCTGGTCCACTGATTCCGGCGCTTATTTTATAGGCAAGTCTATGGGCAGGAAAAAATTATGGCCGGATATCAGCCCGAATAAAACAGTAGAAGGTTTTATCGGCGGGATCGTAAGTGCGCTTGCAGGTGTGCTGATTCTTTACTTCCTCGTACCGCTCGATACAACACTTTGGTATCTGCTCATTGCAAGTGTCATTCTATCTGCTTTCGGGCAAATTGGCGACCTTGTAGAATCAGCATTAAAAAGACATTATGGCGTAAAAGATTCAGGAAACATCCTGCCAGGTCACGGTGGTCTGTTAGATCGCTTTGACAGTCTGTTATTTGTACTGCCGCTGATGCATATTCTGCAACTAATCTGA
- the dxr gene encoding 1-deoxy-D-xylulose-5-phosphate reductoisomerase, with amino-acid sequence MKKISLLGASGSIGLQTLDVLRAHQDRFTLKAFSVGRNIDQARKIIEEFNPSLVSVQSKEDAERLAGEYIGKVKVLSGHEGLVETAIHPETDILVNAVLGSVGLEPTLQAIEAGKIIAIANKETLVTAGHLVMDAAEKHGVTILPVDSEHSAIFQALQGERHKNIERLVITASGGSFRDLSRAELKNVTVQDALNHPNWSMGAKITIDSASMMNKGLEVIEAKWLFDLPYEKIDVLQHRESIIHSMVEFHDSSVMAQLGTPDMRVPIQYALSYPDRYLHKTDRRLRLEEIGKLHFEKMDLERFRCLDFAYQAGRTGGTMPTVLNAANEAAVALFLKEKISFLDIEHVIEKAMSFHHAIQSPDLRTITSVDQETRSKILAEFKG; translated from the coding sequence ATGAAAAAGATTTCATTATTGGGTGCTTCGGGATCCATCGGGCTTCAGACGCTTGATGTATTACGTGCCCATCAGGACCGCTTTACACTTAAAGCTTTTTCTGTGGGCCGTAATATTGATCAGGCAAGAAAAATTATAGAAGAATTCAACCCTTCTCTCGTTTCTGTCCAGTCAAAAGAAGATGCAGAACGATTAGCAGGTGAATACATAGGTAAAGTTAAGGTGTTGTCAGGACATGAAGGACTTGTAGAAACAGCCATTCATCCTGAGACGGATATTCTTGTTAATGCGGTTCTTGGAAGTGTAGGTCTTGAGCCGACTTTACAGGCCATTGAGGCGGGAAAAATAATCGCCATTGCAAATAAAGAAACGCTTGTGACAGCAGGGCATCTCGTCATGGATGCAGCTGAAAAGCATGGTGTCACAATTCTGCCTGTAGACAGTGAGCATTCTGCCATTTTTCAGGCGCTTCAGGGTGAACGTCACAAAAATATTGAACGCCTGGTCATCACCGCTTCAGGCGGAAGCTTCAGGGATCTGTCGCGCGCTGAACTTAAAAATGTGACTGTTCAGGATGCACTGAATCATCCCAACTGGTCTATGGGTGCAAAAATTACGATTGATTCAGCCAGTATGATGAATAAAGGGCTTGAAGTGATTGAAGCAAAATGGCTGTTTGATTTACCCTATGAAAAAATAGATGTACTGCAGCATAGAGAAAGTATCATACATTCAATGGTAGAGTTTCATGACAGTTCAGTCATGGCACAGCTTGGCACACCCGATATGAGAGTGCCGATTCAATATGCTTTAAGTTATCCTGACCGTTATCTTCATAAAACAGACCGCAGGCTGAGACTTGAGGAAATTGGAAAGCTTCATTTTGAGAAAATGGACCTCGAGCGCTTCAGATGTCTGGATTTTGCCTATCAGGCAGGCCGGACAGGCGGTACGATGCCTACTGTATTGAATGCAGCGAATGAAGCAGCAGTTGCACTATTTCTAAAAGAAAAAATCAGCTTTCTGGATATTGAACATGTCATTGAAAAAGCGATGTCATTCCATCATGCGATACAAAGCCCTGATCTTAGAACGATTACATCAGTTGATCAGGAAACACGTTCAAAAATTCTTGCGGAATTTAAAGGCTGA